Proteins from one Amycolatopsis benzoatilytica AK 16/65 genomic window:
- a CDS encoding ABC transporter ATP-binding protein, which produces MSEATAEKAPVLSAKNLVKHFPIRSGGLIRRQAGAVQAVSDVSFDIYPHETLALVGESGCGKSTTARIALALQPLTGGTVTYEGRDLAKMSKRELQRLRRSMQIVFQDPYASVDPRLPVNEIIAEPLRIHGLYDQGGRQQVRDLMKTVGLRPEHGNRFPHEFSGGQRQRIGIARALALKPKVLVLDEPVSALDVSIQAGVLNLLKDLQAELGLSYLFVSHDLSVVRHVADRIAVMYLGKIVETAASEDLFENPAHPYTQALISAIPVPDPHKERTRQRIVITGDVPSPANPPSGCRFRTRCPKFANQLDDAGREKCKTEEPALVDRGQHHPVACHFAESLQLI; this is translated from the coding sequence ATGAGCGAGGCCACGGCGGAGAAGGCGCCCGTCCTCTCGGCGAAGAACCTGGTGAAGCACTTCCCGATCCGCAGCGGCGGCCTGATCCGCCGCCAGGCGGGAGCGGTGCAGGCGGTGTCGGACGTGTCGTTCGACATCTACCCGCACGAAACCCTGGCCCTGGTCGGCGAGTCCGGCTGCGGCAAGTCGACCACCGCCCGGATCGCGCTCGCGCTGCAGCCGCTCACCGGCGGCACGGTGACCTACGAGGGCCGGGATCTGGCGAAGATGTCGAAGCGCGAACTGCAGCGGCTGCGGCGCAGCATGCAGATCGTGTTCCAGGACCCGTACGCCTCGGTGGACCCGCGGCTGCCGGTGAACGAGATCATCGCCGAACCGCTGCGCATCCACGGCCTCTACGACCAGGGCGGCCGGCAGCAGGTCCGCGATCTGATGAAGACCGTCGGCCTGCGCCCGGAACACGGAAACCGCTTCCCGCACGAGTTCTCCGGCGGTCAGCGCCAGCGCATCGGCATCGCCCGCGCATTGGCGCTGAAGCCGAAGGTGCTGGTGCTGGACGAGCCGGTGTCGGCCTTGGACGTCTCGATCCAGGCCGGTGTGCTGAACCTGCTGAAGGACCTGCAGGCGGAACTGGGCTTGTCGTACCTGTTCGTCTCGCACGACCTCTCGGTGGTGCGGCACGTGGCCGACCGCATCGCGGTGATGTACCTGGGCAAGATCGTGGAGACGGCGGCCTCGGAGGATCTCTTCGAGAACCCGGCGCACCCCTACACCCAGGCGCTGATCTCGGCGATCCCGGTGCCGGACCCGCACAAGGAACGCACCCGCCAGCGCATCGTGATCACCGGCGACGTGCCCAGCCCGGCCAACCCGCCGTCGGGCTGCCGGTTCCGGACCCGCTGCCCGAAGTTCGCGAACCAGCTGGACGACGCCGGCCGCGAAAAGTGCAAGACCGAAGAGCCGGCCTTGGTGGACCGCGGACAGCACCACCCGGTCGCGTGTCACTTCGCGGAGAGCCTGCAGCTGATCTGA
- a CDS encoding ABC transporter ATP-binding protein — translation MTQYDSKAPGGDPVLVVEDLTVQFPTADGLVNAVRGVNYQLRRGEVLGIVGESGSGKSVTSLAVMGLLPKTAKVSGSIRFGGKELLKASEKELNTVRGKGIAMVFQDPMTSLNPVYTVGDQIAEAITAHHDVRKDVAKKQAIDLLDLVRIPNPKQRADEYPHQLSGGMRQRVVIAIAMANNPDVIIADEPTTALDVTVQAQILEALAAAQKETGAAMVLITHDLGVIAGAADRVHVMYAGRVVESGTVDDIFYTPRMPYTLGLLGSLPRLDVKTERLTPITGSPPATTNMPPGCPFSPRCPLAQPICDEEEPPLVPGPGGNRAAACHFTEQVVGKKPADLFSATAADTTAVPVEVDLIAEDADLASNTEKSE, via the coding sequence ATGACCCAGTACGACTCCAAGGCGCCCGGCGGTGATCCCGTCCTGGTCGTGGAGGATCTGACCGTCCAGTTCCCGACCGCCGACGGCCTGGTCAACGCCGTGCGCGGGGTGAACTACCAGCTGCGACGCGGCGAGGTGCTGGGCATCGTCGGCGAATCCGGGTCCGGCAAGTCGGTGACCTCGCTCGCGGTGATGGGCCTGCTGCCGAAGACCGCGAAGGTGTCCGGCTCGATCCGGTTCGGCGGCAAGGAGCTGCTGAAGGCGAGCGAGAAGGAGCTGAACACCGTCCGGGGCAAGGGCATCGCGATGGTGTTCCAGGACCCGATGACGTCGCTGAACCCGGTGTACACGGTGGGCGACCAGATCGCCGAGGCGATCACCGCGCACCACGACGTGCGCAAGGACGTGGCGAAGAAGCAGGCGATCGACCTGCTCGACCTGGTCCGCATCCCGAACCCGAAGCAGCGCGCGGACGAGTACCCGCACCAGCTGTCCGGCGGCATGCGCCAGCGCGTGGTGATCGCGATCGCGATGGCCAACAACCCGGACGTGATCATCGCGGACGAGCCGACCACCGCGCTCGATGTGACGGTGCAGGCGCAGATCCTGGAGGCGCTGGCCGCCGCGCAGAAGGAAACCGGCGCGGCGATGGTGCTGATCACCCACGACCTCGGCGTGATCGCCGGCGCGGCGGACCGGGTGCACGTGATGTACGCCGGCCGGGTGGTCGAATCCGGCACCGTCGACGACATCTTCTACACCCCGCGGATGCCCTACACGCTGGGCCTGCTCGGCAGCCTGCCGCGGCTGGACGTGAAGACCGAACGGCTCACCCCGATCACCGGTTCGCCGCCTGCCACGACGAACATGCCGCCGGGCTGCCCGTTCAGCCCGCGCTGCCCGCTGGCGCAGCCGATCTGCGACGAGGAAGAGCCGCCGCTGGTCCCCGGCCCGGGCGGCAACCGCGCCGCTGCCTGCCACTTCACCGAGCAGGTGGTCGGCAAGAAGCCGGCTGATCTGTTCAGCGCCACCGCGGCCGACACGACGGCCGTTCCGGTCGAGGTCGACCTCATCGCCGAGGACGCGGACCTCGCGAGCAACACGGAGAAGAGCGAATGA
- a CDS encoding ABC transporter permease, whose protein sequence is MPETTPDLPTGSDSRLQTATTPGSAPDREFTVKERSQAQLVFRRFLQHRLAMISLVVFILIILFAYVGAAIWKYDAATITEQNSAPPSGEHPFGTDAVGHDTLAQVMRGTQISLQISIMVAIFATVVGTIWGSIAGYYRGWIDTILMRIADLVLTLPLLAVAAVLGHQSGGTWWLIAVVIAGLYWAYVSRVARGVVLSLREKEFIEASKALGASDSRIIFRHLVPNALGAIIVNLTILVSIAILLETALSFLGFGVQPPDTSLGLLVSSAQTAIDTRPWLFYFPGIFIILIALTINFIGDGLRDAFDPQQTKVRA, encoded by the coding sequence ATGCCTGAGACAACCCCTGACCTGCCTACCGGCTCGGATTCCCGGTTGCAGACCGCGACCACTCCCGGCTCTGCCCCCGACCGCGAGTTCACCGTCAAGGAGCGCAGCCAGGCGCAGCTGGTCTTCCGGCGGTTCCTGCAGCACCGGCTCGCGATGATCAGCCTCGTCGTGTTCATCCTGATCATCCTGTTCGCCTACGTGGGCGCGGCGATCTGGAAGTACGACGCCGCCACCATCACCGAGCAGAACTCGGCCCCGCCTTCCGGCGAGCACCCGTTCGGCACCGACGCGGTCGGCCACGACACGCTCGCCCAGGTGATGCGCGGGACGCAGATCTCGCTGCAGATCTCGATCATGGTGGCGATCTTCGCGACCGTCGTCGGCACCATCTGGGGCTCGATCGCCGGCTACTACCGCGGCTGGATCGACACGATCCTGATGCGGATCGCCGACCTGGTGCTGACCCTGCCGCTGCTCGCGGTGGCTGCGGTGCTGGGCCACCAGTCCGGCGGCACCTGGTGGCTGATCGCGGTCGTCATCGCCGGCCTGTACTGGGCGTACGTGTCCCGGGTCGCCCGCGGCGTCGTGCTTTCGCTGCGGGAGAAGGAGTTCATCGAGGCGTCGAAGGCGCTCGGCGCGAGCGACAGCCGGATCATCTTCCGGCACCTGGTGCCGAACGCGCTGGGCGCGATCATCGTCAACCTGACGATCCTCGTGTCGATCGCGATCCTGCTGGAGACGGCGCTGTCGTTCCTCGGCTTCGGCGTGCAGCCGCCGGACACCTCGCTCGGCCTGCTCGTGAGCTCCGCGCAGACGGCGATCGACACCCGCCCGTGGCTGTTCTACTTCCCGGGCATTTTCATCATCCTGATCGCACTGACGATCAACTTCATCGGGGACGGCCTGCGGGACGCGTTCGACCCCCAGCAGACGAAGGTGCGCGCATGA
- the typA gene encoding translational GTPase TypA, protein MPAASATAVETGRASGKTRPDLRNVAIVAHVDHGKTTLVDAMLRQSGAFAERAEVVDRVMDSGELEREKGITILAKNTSIRRQTPEGTVTINVIDTPGHADFGGEVERGLSMVDGVVLLVDASEGPLPQTRFVLRKTLEAKLPVILLVNKVDRPDARISEVVEETHDLLLDLASDIEDADHDAILDLPVVYASARAGKASLTQPEDGGLPDSENLDPLFETLLQHVPAPAADLDAPLQALVTNLDASNFLGRIALIRIHAGKLRKGQTVAWMREDGTVQNVRISELLVTEALTRVPAAEASAGELVAIAGIPDITIGDTLADAENPVALPRITVDEPAISMTIGVNTSPLAGRNGGDKVTARLVKARLDQELIGNVSIRVLPTERPDTWEVQGRGELALAILVEQMRREGFELTVGKPQVVLRTIDGKLHEPFERLYIDSPEEHLGAITQLLASRKGRMEDMSGNGTGRIKLVYVLPSRGLIGFRTDFLTETRGTGIANHVFEGYFPWAGEIRTRHSGSLVADRSGPITAYAMIQLADRGTFFVEPGAEVYEGMVVGENPRFEDLDINITKEKKLTNMRQSSADVMETLARPRKLSLEEALEFCASDECVEVAPEVVRVRKVTLDINTRAKERSRAKSRDNS, encoded by the coding sequence GTGCCCGCAGCCAGCGCCACCGCGGTCGAAACCGGCCGCGCGTCCGGCAAGACCCGGCCCGACCTGCGCAACGTCGCGATCGTCGCCCACGTCGACCACGGCAAGACCACGCTGGTCGACGCCATGCTCCGCCAGTCCGGCGCGTTCGCCGAGCGGGCCGAGGTCGTCGACCGGGTGATGGACTCGGGCGAGCTCGAGCGGGAAAAGGGCATCACCATTCTCGCGAAGAACACCTCGATCCGGCGGCAGACCCCCGAGGGCACGGTCACCATCAACGTGATCGACACCCCGGGGCACGCCGACTTCGGCGGCGAGGTCGAGCGCGGCCTGTCCATGGTCGACGGCGTCGTGCTGCTCGTCGACGCGAGCGAGGGCCCGCTGCCGCAGACCCGCTTCGTGCTGCGCAAGACGCTCGAGGCGAAGCTGCCGGTCATCCTGCTCGTCAACAAGGTCGACCGGCCGGACGCGCGGATCTCCGAGGTCGTCGAGGAGACCCACGACCTGCTGCTCGACCTCGCGAGCGACATCGAGGACGCCGACCACGACGCGATCCTCGACCTGCCGGTCGTCTACGCCTCGGCGCGCGCCGGCAAGGCGTCGCTGACCCAGCCGGAGGATGGCGGCCTGCCCGACAGCGAGAACCTGGACCCGCTGTTCGAGACCCTGCTCCAGCACGTCCCGGCCCCGGCCGCGGACCTGGACGCCCCGCTGCAGGCGCTGGTCACCAACCTCGACGCGTCGAACTTCCTCGGCCGCATCGCGCTGATCCGCATCCACGCCGGCAAGCTCCGCAAGGGCCAGACGGTGGCCTGGATGCGCGAAGACGGCACAGTGCAGAACGTCCGGATCTCCGAACTGCTCGTCACCGAGGCGCTCACCCGCGTCCCGGCGGCCGAGGCCAGCGCGGGCGAACTGGTCGCGATCGCGGGCATCCCGGACATCACCATCGGCGACACCCTCGCCGACGCGGAGAACCCGGTGGCGCTGCCCCGGATCACCGTCGACGAGCCGGCCATCTCGATGACCATCGGCGTCAACACCTCGCCGCTGGCCGGCCGCAACGGCGGCGACAAGGTCACCGCCCGGCTGGTGAAGGCCCGCCTGGACCAGGAGCTGATCGGCAACGTCTCGATCCGCGTCCTGCCGACCGAGCGCCCGGACACCTGGGAGGTGCAGGGCCGTGGCGAGCTGGCGCTGGCCATCCTGGTCGAGCAGATGCGCCGCGAGGGCTTCGAGCTGACCGTCGGCAAGCCGCAGGTGGTGCTGCGCACCATCGACGGCAAGCTGCACGAGCCGTTCGAGCGCCTCTACATCGACTCGCCCGAGGAGCACCTCGGCGCGATCACGCAGCTGCTCGCGTCCCGCAAGGGCCGCATGGAGGACATGAGCGGCAACGGCACCGGCCGGATCAAGCTGGTCTACGTGCTGCCCTCGCGCGGTCTCATCGGCTTCCGCACCGACTTCCTCACCGAAACCCGCGGCACCGGCATCGCGAACCACGTGTTCGAGGGCTACTTCCCGTGGGCGGGCGAGATCCGCACCCGGCACAGCGGCTCCTTGGTCGCCGACCGTTCCGGCCCGATCACCGCGTACGCGATGATCCAGCTCGCCGACCGCGGCACGTTCTTCGTGGAGCCGGGCGCCGAGGTGTACGAGGGCATGGTCGTGGGCGAGAACCCGCGGTTCGAGGACCTCGACATCAACATCACCAAGGAGAAGAAGCTGACCAACATGCGTCAGTCCTCCGCCGACGTGATGGAGACGCTGGCCCGGCCGCGCAAGCTCAGCCTGGAAGAGGCGCTGGAGTTCTGCGCCAGCGACGAGTGCGTCGAGGTCGCGCCGGAGGTCGTCCGGGTCCGCAAGGTCACGCTCGACATCAACACCCGGGCCAAGGAGCGTTCGCGGGCCAAGAGCCGCGACAACAGCTGA
- the mshB gene encoding N-acetyl-1-D-myo-inositol-2-amino-2-deoxy-alpha-D-glucopyranoside deacetylase, protein MESVKRKLLLVHAHPDDESITTGGAIARYAAEGAEVCVVTCTLGEEGEIVPPRLAHLVAAEADQLGGYRAGEMAAAAAALGPIRHEYLGGIGRWRDSGMAGTPAAEHPRAFTGGSAEEQTTQLRELIEDFAPQVVITYDSFGGYGHPDHIRAHEITMAAAPGAPSVQRVFQVVQSAAALAAGLAELRADGTSPFRVADDGELPSTPDGKITTVLDISAHRPAKLAALRAHETQLTVVDGAVAHFALTNNVGQPIPAAEYFVLAHGDAHGAETDLFGGW, encoded by the coding sequence CTGGAGAGCGTGAAGCGGAAGCTGCTGCTGGTCCATGCGCACCCGGACGACGAGAGCATCACCACCGGCGGTGCCATCGCCCGGTACGCCGCCGAGGGCGCCGAGGTGTGCGTGGTGACCTGCACGCTCGGCGAGGAGGGCGAGATCGTCCCGCCGCGGCTGGCGCACCTGGTCGCCGCGGAGGCCGATCAGCTCGGCGGGTACCGGGCCGGCGAGATGGCGGCCGCCGCCGCGGCCCTCGGCCCGATCCGCCACGAGTACCTCGGCGGTATCGGCCGATGGCGTGATTCCGGCATGGCGGGCACGCCGGCCGCCGAGCACCCGCGTGCCTTCACCGGCGGTTCGGCAGAGGAACAGACCACTCAGCTGCGCGAGCTCATCGAGGACTTCGCCCCGCAAGTAGTCATCACCTACGACTCCTTCGGCGGCTACGGCCATCCCGACCACATCCGCGCGCACGAGATCACCATGGCGGCCGCGCCCGGCGCCCCGTCGGTGCAGCGGGTCTTCCAGGTGGTCCAGTCCGCTGCCGCGCTCGCTGCCGGGCTCGCCGAACTGCGCGCCGACGGCACCTCGCCGTTCCGAGTGGCCGACGACGGAGAGCTTCCGTCCACTCCGGACGGCAAGATCACCACCGTGCTCGACATCTCCGCGCACCGGCCGGCGAAGCTGGCCGCTCTGCGCGCGCACGAGACCCAGCTGACCGTGGTCGACGGCGCGGTGGCGCACTTCGCGCTCACCAACAACGTCGGCCAGCCGATCCCGGCCGCCGAGTACTTCGTGCTCGCGCACGGCGACGCGCACGGTGCCGAGACTGACCTCTTCGGCGGGTGGTGA
- a CDS encoding ABC transporter family substrate-binding protein, with amino-acid sequence MLVTTRSRALSLGAFVAGAALLLSACGGGGGGNSAVQTGQAFADCDKNPNTCNSATADQLQQGGDVSYVLEKNVPNWNVISAEGNVFETGEVTKGILPYTFYSTPDLKPTLNKDFVESAEITSTNPQTVVYKLNPKAVWSDGTPFSADDFIYNWKVQNGKDCKDCAAASSAGYDQLKSVTGSDGGKTVTAVFDKPFTDWKVLWSSGGAMYPAHLAAQHGDINTPAGLASSFKWFGETVPTWSGGPWKITKFVAKQSVTEVPNEKWWGKKPNLNSVIFRIITDATQEPTALQNNEVQVIYPQPQVDMVNQIKNMPNISSYIGLGLTWEHFDFNLKNPALASKPLRQALFTAVNTKDMIAKTVGQFTNKVTPLGNHNFVPQQTGFKDVVSSTGQGSGDLDKAKKILTDAGYKLANNQLTDPSGKPVPELRMRYTVGNQIRQNECELFAKTAAQLGVKIKIETTDDLGQTTTSGDYDVIVFAWVASPYPFAGAIQNWGTGQGNNYGKYSNPQVDQLMAQANAETDQTKAADLLNKSDQIMTDDAYVLPLYQKPTIIASSDKIANIRNNSTLDAPVYNMQEWGIRK; translated from the coding sequence ATGTTAGTGACGACTAGGTCGCGCGCCCTGAGTCTCGGCGCGTTCGTCGCGGGCGCGGCCCTTCTGCTCTCCGCGTGCGGCGGTGGCGGGGGCGGCAACAGCGCGGTGCAGACCGGACAGGCCTTCGCCGACTGCGACAAGAACCCGAACACCTGCAACTCGGCCACGGCCGACCAGCTGCAGCAGGGCGGCGACGTCAGCTACGTCCTGGAGAAGAACGTCCCGAACTGGAACGTCATCTCGGCCGAGGGCAACGTCTTCGAGACCGGCGAGGTCACGAAGGGCATCCTGCCTTACACCTTCTACTCGACCCCGGATCTCAAGCCGACGCTGAACAAGGACTTCGTCGAGTCGGCCGAGATCACCAGCACCAACCCGCAGACGGTGGTCTACAAGCTGAACCCGAAGGCGGTCTGGTCGGACGGCACGCCGTTCTCCGCGGACGACTTCATCTACAACTGGAAGGTCCAGAACGGCAAGGACTGCAAGGACTGCGCGGCAGCCAGCTCGGCTGGCTACGACCAGCTGAAGTCGGTCACCGGCTCGGACGGCGGCAAGACCGTCACCGCGGTGTTCGACAAGCCGTTCACCGACTGGAAGGTCCTCTGGAGCTCCGGCGGCGCGATGTACCCGGCGCACCTGGCGGCCCAGCACGGCGACATCAACACCCCGGCCGGCCTCGCCTCGTCGTTCAAGTGGTTCGGCGAGACCGTCCCGACCTGGTCCGGCGGCCCGTGGAAGATCACGAAGTTCGTCGCGAAGCAGTCGGTCACCGAGGTCCCCAACGAGAAGTGGTGGGGCAAGAAGCCGAACCTGAACAGCGTCATCTTCCGGATCATCACTGACGCGACCCAGGAACCGACCGCCCTGCAGAACAACGAGGTGCAGGTCATCTACCCGCAGCCGCAGGTGGACATGGTCAACCAGATCAAGAACATGCCGAACATCTCCTCCTACATCGGCCTGGGCCTGACCTGGGAGCACTTCGACTTCAACCTGAAGAACCCGGCGCTGGCCTCGAAGCCGCTGCGCCAGGCGCTGTTCACCGCGGTGAACACGAAGGACATGATCGCCAAGACGGTCGGCCAGTTCACCAACAAGGTCACCCCGCTGGGCAACCACAACTTCGTGCCGCAGCAGACCGGCTTCAAGGACGTGGTGTCCTCGACCGGCCAGGGTTCCGGCGACCTCGACAAGGCCAAGAAGATCCTGACCGACGCGGGCTACAAGCTGGCCAACAACCAGCTGACCGACCCGAGCGGCAAGCCGGTCCCCGAGCTGCGCATGCGCTACACCGTCGGCAACCAGATCCGCCAGAACGAGTGCGAGCTGTTCGCGAAGACCGCGGCCCAGCTCGGCGTCAAGATCAAGATCGAGACCACTGACGACCTCGGTCAGACCACCACCAGCGGCGACTACGACGTCATCGTGTTCGCCTGGGTCGCCTCGCCGTACCCGTTCGCCGGCGCGATCCAGAACTGGGGCACCGGCCAGGGCAACAACTACGGCAAGTACTCCAACCCGCAGGTCGACCAGCTGATGGCGCAGGCCAACGCCGAGACCGACCAGACCAAGGCGGCGGACCTGCTCAACAAGTCCGACCAGATCATGACCGACGACGCGTACGTGCTTCCGCTGTACCAGAAGCCGACCATCATCGCGTCGTCGGACAAGATCGCGAACATCCGCAACAACTCGACGCTCGACGCGCCGGTTTACAACATGCAGGAGTGGGGCATCCGGAAGTGA
- a CDS encoding ABC transporter substrate-binding protein, translating into MLALAGILLAGCSNTPPPPVVSSAPPSSTASPAAQSQIVVGVDDVVGGYNPHTIADASTITSALSQLLLPSVFRQSDDGTRTLDKTLMVSADVVSTMPFTVKYVIRPDASWSDGAPIATEDFIYLANAMKTNPGVIEPAGYRLISDIEPRDGGKGVEVTFSKPYPGWQTLFDNLLPQHLLKDAPGGWNGALANSFPAVAGPFAIKTIDTARGEATLQRNDRYWEKPAAVDTLILRRSDAAGIATALRSGNDQFSLTRTDSAGLQLLNDLGSAVQLHALARPMTASVLLRPVSATLSDTRVRAGITALMDRGKLIAAGAKGGPGAALKADAQVLPPSAKGYAATIPAGPPSAPDAAKADEYFTAAGYKKEAGVWRKAGKTLSVVLASPGEQEPYASIAKELAAELVAGGIEVNQIKPQPRDLFSSLLAMPVVNGKQQPGADAGGAVGVDIAVAGLPVGGDAASVLASSFGCAAEAPGADKTKPVVPANPAGLCDEGLQATIDSALTGSAALADSLKTLEPQLWALNAVVPLYQEAETLAVGKGISGLTPGPPMLGPFGGAVNWTRGAA; encoded by the coding sequence GTGCTCGCGCTGGCGGGGATCCTGCTCGCCGGGTGCTCGAACACGCCGCCGCCCCCGGTGGTCTCGTCAGCGCCGCCGTCGAGCACCGCCTCCCCGGCCGCGCAGTCGCAGATCGTGGTCGGCGTGGACGACGTGGTCGGCGGCTACAACCCGCACACCATCGCCGATGCGTCCACGATCACCTCGGCGCTGTCGCAGCTGCTGCTGCCCTCGGTGTTCCGGCAGTCCGACGACGGCACCCGCACGCTGGACAAGACGCTCATGGTCTCCGCCGACGTCGTGTCGACGATGCCGTTCACCGTGAAGTACGTGATCCGGCCGGATGCCTCCTGGTCGGACGGCGCGCCGATCGCCACCGAAGACTTCATCTACCTCGCGAACGCGATGAAGACCAATCCCGGCGTGATCGAGCCGGCCGGCTACCGGCTGATCTCCGACATCGAACCGCGAGACGGCGGCAAGGGCGTCGAGGTCACTTTCAGCAAGCCGTACCCGGGATGGCAGACGCTGTTCGACAACCTGCTGCCGCAGCACCTGCTCAAGGACGCGCCGGGCGGCTGGAACGGCGCGCTGGCGAACAGTTTCCCGGCGGTGGCGGGACCGTTCGCGATCAAGACGATCGACACCGCGCGCGGCGAGGCGACCCTGCAGCGCAACGACCGGTACTGGGAGAAGCCGGCCGCGGTGGACACGTTGATCCTCCGCCGGTCGGACGCGGCGGGGATCGCGACCGCGCTGCGGAGCGGGAATGACCAGTTCTCACTGACCCGGACGGATTCGGCCGGGCTGCAGCTGCTGAACGACCTCGGGTCGGCGGTGCAGCTGCACGCATTGGCCCGGCCGATGACGGCGTCGGTGCTGTTGCGACCGGTCAGCGCGACGCTGTCGGACACCCGGGTCCGAGCCGGGATCACGGCGCTGATGGACCGGGGCAAGCTGATCGCGGCTGGGGCGAAAGGCGGGCCGGGAGCGGCGTTGAAGGCAGACGCGCAGGTGCTGCCGCCGTCCGCCAAGGGGTACGCGGCGACCATTCCGGCCGGGCCGCCTTCGGCACCGGACGCGGCCAAAGCGGACGAGTACTTCACCGCGGCCGGGTACAAGAAGGAAGCCGGGGTGTGGCGCAAGGCCGGGAAGACATTGTCGGTGGTGCTCGCTTCTCCGGGAGAGCAGGAGCCGTATGCGTCCATCGCCAAGGAATTGGCGGCGGAACTGGTCGCCGGCGGGATCGAGGTCAACCAGATCAAGCCGCAGCCGCGAGATCTGTTCTCTTCCTTGCTGGCGATGCCGGTGGTGAACGGAAAGCAGCAGCCCGGGGCGGACGCCGGCGGCGCGGTGGGCGTCGACATAGCGGTGGCGGGATTGCCCGTGGGCGGGGATGCGGCTTCAGTGCTGGCGTCGTCATTCGGATGCGCGGCTGAGGCACCCGGCGCGGACAAGACCAAGCCGGTCGTGCCGGCCAATCCGGCCGGGCTGTGCGACGAGGGGCTGCAGGCCACCATTGACTCGGCGTTGACCGGTTCGGCAGCGCTGGCGGACTCGCTGAAGACGCTGGAACCGCAGCTGTGGGCGTTGAACGCGGTGGTGCCGCTCTATCAGGAGGCGGAGACACTGGCGGTTGGGAAGGGGATCTCCGGGCTGACGCCTGGACCGCCGATGCTGGGGCCGTTCGGGGGAGCGGTGAACTGGACACGCGGGGCGGCTTGA
- a CDS encoding ABC transporter permease: protein MLAFALRRLFVSVPILIVSTFVVFVMVSLSANPLTPLIARNPPPPPRTIELERIRLHLDQPILERYWHWITGVLHGDFGPSVQSTMNIGSEVITRFGVTLRLIVLAMVVALILAVIIGVVSASKQYSKFDYTATFFGFLFLSMPSFWFALVLKQIGISINTTVGDQVFYTIGSSSVITTGGFWNQFTDVLGHLILPTISLALTSYAAWSRYQRASMLEVLNSDYVRLARAKGLPRWTVTRKHALRNALIPLTTVTALDIGSILGGAVVTETVFQWQGAGAFLLDAIKGSDVYAVEAWLLIAATFIILLNLVADLLYGLLDPRIRYA from the coding sequence ATGCTTGCCTTCGCACTGCGCCGGCTTTTCGTCTCGGTGCCGATCCTCATCGTGTCGACGTTCGTCGTCTTCGTGATGGTGTCGCTTTCGGCCAACCCGTTGACCCCGCTGATCGCGAGAAACCCGCCGCCGCCCCCGCGCACCATCGAGCTCGAACGCATCCGGCTGCACCTCGACCAGCCGATCCTCGAACGCTATTGGCACTGGATCACCGGCGTGCTGCACGGTGACTTCGGCCCCTCGGTCCAGTCCACCATGAACATCGGCAGCGAGGTGATCACCCGGTTCGGGGTGACCCTGCGGCTGATCGTGCTCGCCATGGTCGTGGCCCTGATCCTCGCCGTGATCATCGGCGTGGTCAGCGCGTCCAAGCAGTACTCCAAGTTCGACTACACCGCGACGTTCTTCGGCTTCCTGTTCCTGTCGATGCCGTCGTTCTGGTTCGCCCTCGTCCTGAAGCAGATCGGCATCTCGATCAACACCACGGTGGGCGATCAGGTCTTCTACACGATCGGCTCCTCGTCGGTGATCACCACCGGCGGGTTCTGGAACCAGTTCACCGACGTGCTCGGCCACCTCATCCTGCCGACCATCTCGCTGGCGCTCACCAGCTACGCGGCCTGGAGCCGATACCAGCGCGCCTCGATGCTCGAAGTGCTCAACAGCGACTACGTGCGCCTCGCCCGGGCCAAGGGCCTGCCGCGCTGGACGGTGACCCGCAAGCACGCGCTGCGCAACGCCCTGATCCCGCTGACCACGGTGACCGCGCTCGACATCGGTTCGATCCTCGGCGGTGCGGTGGTGACCGAAACCGTGTTCCAGTGGCAGGGCGCCGGCGCGTTCCTGCTGGACGCGATCAAGGGCAGTGACGTCTACGCGGTCGAAGCATGGCTGCTGATCGCCGCCACGTTCATCATCCTGCTCAACCTGGTAGCCGACCTGCTCTACGGCCTGCTCGACCCGAGGATCCGCTATGCCTGA